A portion of the Chryseobacterium tructae genome contains these proteins:
- a CDS encoding endonuclease/exonuclease/phosphatase family protein — protein MRILFWNVQRLGWTSDDNRRSIIGNVFYSQAPDIMLLCELTTASQIPQAQNVTYRLQNSSQLCYGATNNDGSLIQLQRINPPVGAGYPGRPGGNNFANLVDRALAYTGFHNNYHIYVFHAPAYFIGAERAATFLTYALNALHAGQNWLVIGDHNVEPYKLTPFVQNHAFQSSTATYIGGIPKMYDYVLTNNPVNFSLQTIVPGGAGSDHLPIVLDF, from the coding sequence ATGAGGATTTTATTTTGGAACGTTCAAAGATTAGGCTGGACAAGTGATGATAATCGCAGAAGTATTATCGGCAATGTTTTTTACAGCCAGGCTCCTGATATCATGCTTCTTTGTGAGTTAACTACAGCCTCACAAATACCTCAAGCACAAAATGTGACGTATAGGCTTCAAAATTCATCACAATTATGTTATGGAGCAACGAATAATGACGGTTCCTTAATTCAGCTCCAAAGAATCAATCCTCCCGTTGGGGCTGGATATCCGGGAAGGCCTGGTGGTAATAATTTTGCCAATCTGGTAGATCGGGCACTCGCTTATACCGGCTTTCACAATAATTATCATATCTATGTATTTCATGCTCCTGCTTACTTTATAGGCGCTGAAAGAGCTGCTACATTTCTTACTTATGCCTTAAATGCTTTGCATGCGGGACAGAATTGGCTTGTCATTGGTGATCATAATGTAGAGCCTTACAAATTAACTCCTTTTGTACAAAACCATGCATTTCAATCCAGTACCGCTACTTACATAGGAGGAATACCTAAAATGTATGACTATGTTTTGACTAATAACCCAGTCAATTTTTCTTTGCAAACAATAGTCCCTGGAGGAGCAGGATCTGATCACCTACCCATTGTTCTTGATTTTTAA